The following are from one region of the Synechococcus sp. CBW1108 genome:
- the murA gene encoding UDP-N-acetylglucosamine 1-carboxyvinyltransferase encodes MSLNAVQPRSIPQIILNPQLEISGGRSLSGELHVSGAKNSALVLMATCLLTRDPVRLRNVPPLTDISAMAEMLTSLGGRVRRQGDCLELSGETVNNSTAPYELVNSLRASFFCIGPLLARMGMAKVPLPGGCQIGTRPVVEHVKGLKALGAQVTIEHGIVTAVVPGRGHRLTGGRIHMDCPSVGATETLMMAAALADGETVIDNAALEPEVLDLAGLLIAMGARIRGAGTPTITIVGVERLHGADYAVIPDRIEAGTFLLAAAITRSQLRVSPVIPEHLGAVITKLEEAGCSIEHDGIGLTIKADQINAVDLRTQPFPGFPTDLQAPFMSLLATARGTSVITENIFENRLQHVAELQRMGADIRMQGNTAFVEGVARLSGAPVRGTDLRASAAMVLAGLGAEGITTVRGLEFLDRGYANLEGKLNAAGARIQRVSGHGSGAGIAA; translated from the coding sequence ATGAGCTTGAACGCTGTTCAGCCCCGCTCGATTCCCCAAATCATTCTTAACCCCCAGCTGGAGATCAGTGGTGGCCGCAGCCTCAGCGGCGAGCTCCACGTGAGCGGGGCCAAGAATTCGGCGTTGGTCCTGATGGCCACCTGCCTGCTCACCCGCGATCCGGTTCGACTGCGCAACGTGCCGCCCCTCACCGACATCTCGGCCATGGCCGAGATGCTTACCAGCCTCGGTGGCCGGGTGCGGCGCCAGGGTGACTGCCTGGAACTCAGCGGCGAAACGGTCAATAATTCCACGGCCCCCTACGAGCTGGTGAACAGCCTGCGGGCCAGCTTCTTCTGCATCGGTCCGCTGCTCGCCCGGATGGGCATGGCCAAGGTGCCCCTGCCGGGCGGCTGCCAGATCGGCACCCGGCCCGTGGTGGAACACGTCAAGGGGCTAAAGGCCCTGGGAGCCCAGGTGACCATTGAGCATGGGATCGTCACAGCAGTCGTCCCCGGCCGGGGCCATCGGCTCACCGGCGGCCGCATCCACATGGACTGCCCCAGCGTGGGGGCAACCGAGACCCTGATGATGGCTGCCGCCCTCGCCGATGGCGAGACTGTGATCGACAACGCTGCCCTCGAGCCCGAGGTACTGGATCTGGCCGGCCTGCTGATCGCCATGGGCGCCAGGATCCGCGGCGCGGGCACCCCCACGATCACGATCGTCGGCGTGGAGCGTCTCCACGGCGCCGACTACGCGGTCATCCCCGACCGCATTGAAGCCGGCACCTTTCTGCTGGCTGCGGCCATCACCCGCTCCCAGCTGCGGGTGTCGCCGGTGATTCCCGAACATCTCGGTGCCGTGATCACCAAACTCGAGGAGGCCGGCTGCAGCATCGAGCACGACGGCATCGGCCTCACGATCAAGGCCGACCAGATCAATGCCGTTGACCTGCGCACCCAGCCGTTCCCCGGCTTCCCCACCGATCTGCAGGCCCCTTTCATGAGCCTGCTGGCCACGGCTAGGGGCACCAGCGTGATCACGGAAAATATCTTTGAAAACCGGCTGCAACACGTCGCAGAACTGCAGCGCATGGGAGCCGATATCCGCATGCAGGGCAACACCGCCTTCGTCGAGGGGGTTGCCCGCCTCAGCGGCGCGCCGGTGCGGGGCACCGATCTGCGGGCCTCGGCCGCCATGGTGCTGGCCGGTCTCGGCGCCGAGGGCATCACCACCGTGCGGGGGCTGGAATTCCTCGATCGCGGCTACGCCAACCTGGAGGGCAAGCTCAACGCCGCCGGCGCCCGCATCCAGCGGGTCAGTGGCCATGGCAGCGGCGCGGGCATCGCCGCCTAA
- a CDS encoding amidohydrolase family protein, giving the protein MNPAAGPSSLLVRLPRGLLDPRLAVGFGADADGLVWLRLRVAAGQITAIEPLPAAAPPTAAGLPLALTPLVEPHAHLDKAFSAVAFPNRQGTMAAAMAANQCEHGERTAEQVAERAERALDRAWRNGLRAIRSHVDSLGPAAQPSWDALLEARQRWLGRVELQLVAMAPVEHWLSPDGVPLARRVADGQGLLGGVIGPPYGQGLARRIADREALLALLELAERCGCGVDLHVDESDAYPGVGVDLVAGLALEQRRAVAITCSHASSMGLLSARACDRLADRLAEAEIAVVALPTTNFWLLGRRPERTPWRRPLAPIRSLQRAGVRLAIGGDNVQDPWYPGGDFDPIELLRLAAPLCQLMPWQRLGLAPFSTAAAAVLQLAWDGVVRVGAPADLVLLGAGSWGELLARPPQRRVLRGGQWLPPPEQELPSPLLFTPAPVSHG; this is encoded by the coding sequence GTGAACCCTGCTGCTGGGCCCAGCTCGCTGCTGGTGCGCCTGCCCCGCGGCCTGCTGGATCCACGGCTGGCGGTGGGCTTTGGGGCCGATGCCGATGGTCTGGTGTGGCTAAGGCTCCGGGTAGCAGCTGGCCAGATCACGGCGATCGAACCCCTGCCGGCCGCGGCGCCCCCCACGGCCGCCGGGCTGCCGTTGGCGCTCACGCCCCTGGTGGAGCCCCATGCCCACCTCGATAAGGCCTTCAGCGCCGTCGCCTTTCCCAACCGCCAGGGCACCATGGCCGCGGCCATGGCGGCCAACCAGTGCGAACACGGCGAGCGCACGGCCGAGCAGGTGGCCGAGCGGGCCGAGCGGGCCCTGGATCGGGCCTGGCGCAATGGTCTGCGGGCCATCCGCAGCCACGTTGACAGCCTGGGGCCGGCGGCCCAGCCCAGCTGGGATGCCCTGCTGGAAGCCCGCCAGCGCTGGCTTGGCCGGGTGGAGCTGCAGCTGGTGGCGATGGCACCTGTGGAGCACTGGCTCAGCCCCGACGGCGTTCCCCTGGCCCGCAGGGTGGCGGACGGCCAGGGGCTGCTGGGTGGGGTGATCGGCCCCCCCTATGGCCAGGGGCTGGCCCGCCGCATCGCCGATCGGGAGGCGCTGCTGGCCCTGCTTGAGCTGGCCGAGCGCTGTGGCTGTGGCGTGGACCTCCACGTCGATGAATCCGACGCCTATCCCGGCGTCGGGGTTGATCTGGTGGCTGGGCTGGCCCTGGAGCAGCGCCGGGCCGTGGCGATCACCTGCAGCCACGCCAGCAGCATGGGCCTGCTCTCAGCGCGGGCCTGCGACCGGCTGGCCGACCGGCTGGCCGAGGCGGAGATCGCCGTTGTGGCCCTGCCGACGACTAATTTTTGGCTGCTGGGGCGCCGGCCGGAACGCACCCCCTGGCGCCGCCCGCTGGCGCCGATCCGCAGCCTGCAGCGGGCCGGGGTGCGGCTGGCCATCGGCGGCGACAACGTGCAGGATCCCTGGTATCCCGGCGGGGATTTTGATCCGATCGAGCTGCTGCGCCTAGCGGCGCCGCTGTGTCAGCTGATGCCCTGGCAGCGCCTTGGCCTGGCCCCCTTCAGCACCGCCGCCGCCGCGGTGCTCCAACTGGCCTGGGACGGGGTGGTGCGGGTGGGTGCCCCCGCCGACCTGGTGCTGTTGGGGGCAGGCTCCTGGGGCGAGTTGCTGGCCCGGCCGCCCCAGCGGCGGGTGCTGCGCGGCGGCCAGTGGCTGCCCCCTCCCGAGCAGGAGCTGCCCTCCCCTCTCCTATTCACCCCCGCCCCCGTCTCCCATGGCTGA
- a CDS encoding dihydrolipoyl dehydrogenase: MSNAPSPGSGFDYDVIVIGAGYGGFDAAKHAADHGLRVAIVESRDLGGTCVNRGCVPSKALLAASGRVRELADAKHLAGFGIYAAPVRFERQKIADHANQLVATIRTNLTKTLERAGVSILLGKGRLAAHQRVTVRESGSGVERTYAARDVIIATGSEPFVPRGIETDGRTVFTSDEAVSLEWLPRWLAIIGSGYIGLEFADVYTALGCEVTMVEALDRVMPTFDPDIAKLAARKLIDGRDIDARAGLLARKVTPGCPVTIELADMGSKELVETLEVDAVLVATGRVPTSAELNLAALGVETERGFIPVDDHMRVLVGGEPLPHLWAVGDVTGKMMLAHTAAAQGTVAIDNILGHARAIDYRSIPAATFTHPEISSVGLSEVDAKALAAKEGFELGTVRSYFKANSKALAELESDGLMKLLFSKSSGEVLGAHIYGLHAADLIQEIANAVARRQSVVQLATEVHTHPTLSEVVEAGYKQAAATIAPALVGV, from the coding sequence GTGAGCAACGCCCCCTCCCCCGGATCAGGTTTCGATTACGACGTGATCGTGATCGGGGCCGGTTACGGCGGCTTCGATGCGGCCAAGCACGCCGCTGACCATGGTCTACGGGTCGCCATCGTCGAATCCCGTGACCTTGGCGGCACCTGCGTTAACCGGGGCTGTGTGCCCTCCAAGGCCCTGCTGGCTGCCAGCGGCCGGGTGCGGGAGCTGGCCGATGCCAAGCACCTGGCCGGCTTCGGCATCTATGCCGCACCGGTGCGCTTCGAGCGCCAGAAGATCGCCGACCACGCCAACCAGCTGGTGGCGACGATCCGCACCAACCTCACCAAGACCCTCGAGCGGGCCGGAGTGTCAATTCTGTTGGGCAAGGGGCGCCTGGCCGCTCACCAGCGGGTGACGGTGCGGGAGAGCGGCAGCGGCGTGGAGCGCACCTATGCCGCCCGAGACGTGATCATCGCCACCGGCTCCGAGCCTTTTGTGCCCCGTGGCATCGAGACCGACGGCCGCACCGTCTTTACCAGCGACGAGGCGGTGAGCCTGGAGTGGCTGCCCCGCTGGCTGGCGATCATCGGCAGCGGCTACATCGGCCTGGAATTTGCCGATGTGTACACGGCCCTGGGCTGCGAGGTCACGATGGTCGAGGCCCTGGATCGGGTGATGCCCACCTTCGATCCCGACATCGCCAAGCTGGCCGCCCGCAAGTTGATCGACGGCCGCGACATCGACGCCCGCGCCGGCCTGCTGGCCCGCAAGGTGACGCCCGGCTGCCCGGTGACGATCGAGCTGGCCGACATGGGCAGCAAGGAGCTGGTGGAGACCCTGGAGGTGGATGCGGTGCTGGTGGCCACCGGCCGGGTGCCGACCAGCGCTGAGCTGAACCTGGCGGCGCTGGGGGTCGAGACCGAGCGCGGCTTCATCCCGGTTGACGACCACATGCGGGTGCTGGTGGGCGGCGAACCCTTGCCCCACCTCTGGGCCGTGGGCGATGTGACCGGCAAGATGATGCTGGCCCACACCGCAGCCGCCCAGGGCACCGTGGCGATCGACAACATCCTCGGCCACGCCCGAGCGATCGATTACCGCTCAATTCCGGCGGCCACCTTCACCCACCCGGAGATCAGCTCGGTGGGCCTGAGCGAGGTCGATGCCAAGGCCCTGGCGGCCAAGGAGGGTTTTGAGCTGGGAACTGTGCGCAGCTATTTCAAGGCCAATTCCAAGGCCCTGGCCGAGCTGGAGAGCGACGGCCTGATGAAGCTGCTGTTCAGCAAGAGCAGCGGCGAGGTGCTCGGTGCCCACATCTACGGCCTACATGCGGCCGACCTGATCCAGGAGATTGCCAACGCCGTGGCCCGCCGCCAGAGCGTGGTGCAACTGGCCACTGAGGTGCACACCCATCCCACCCTCAGCGAGGTGGTGGAGGCGGGCTACAAGCAGGCGGCGGCCACCATTGCCCCTGCCCTGGTGGGGGTCTGA
- a CDS encoding pentapeptide repeat-containing protein translates to MALALVPAMPAAAEFSGVDYTLTNQNGQDFSGQNLANTSFAGATGRQANFSGADLHGAILTQAAFPEANFAGADLSGTLMDKVDFSGVDLTGANLTGAIASGSSFYGATVTNADFSDALIDRLDQRSLCRDAEGTHPGTGVDTRLSLGC, encoded by the coding sequence ATGGCCCTGGCCCTGGTGCCAGCGATGCCGGCGGCCGCCGAGTTCAGCGGGGTTGACTACACCCTGACAAACCAGAACGGCCAGGATTTCAGCGGCCAGAACCTGGCCAACACCTCCTTCGCCGGCGCCACCGGACGGCAGGCCAATTTCAGCGGCGCCGACCTGCACGGCGCGATCCTCACCCAGGCGGCCTTCCCGGAGGCCAATTTTGCCGGCGCCGATCTGAGCGGCACCCTGATGGACAAGGTGGACTTCTCCGGCGTTGATCTGACCGGGGCCAATCTGACTGGGGCGATTGCCTCGGGCAGCAGCTTCTATGGCGCCACCGTCACCAATGCCGACTTCAGTGACGCCCTGATCGACCGTCTCGACCAGCGCTCCCTCTGCCGCGACGCCGAGGGCACCCACCCGGGCACCGGCGTTGACACCCGGCTCAGCCTGGGCTGCTGA
- a CDS encoding FAD-binding oxidoreductase yields MAELQPDYSGFFRYPEARIAALAAELGRLDPSMPLLGAEAPAELERLSRDYSDYSPVLVERLRGCRAQLVASASSLEQVRLVAGACARHGIALTVRGAGTGNYGQCVPLQGGLVLDLCGLDRLRHVDAATGVIEVEAGSLMGGLNQQLEPLGRALRLVPSTARSATIGGFIAGGSGGIGSLRWGFLRDPGNLLGLEVVTVEPEPRLLRLDAAASTPLNHAYGTNGILTALRLPTTELVAWQQLVVGFDSWDRALAAAQALLGTAFQLQALTLLAAPIAQQLPWPGGCPAPLAAEQRLLLLAAPDALEVLPAWLAALGGQIHWQAPQGGSRGLPLRELSWNHTTLHWRARNPDWTYLQMLLPQPEAPCLDLLRERWGDDLLWHLEAVRQQGGARLAALPLLRWRGEEALERLMADCRQAGAVIFNPHVISVEDGGLGVVDADQVAAKAAHDPAGLLNPGKLGGWLSSPG; encoded by the coding sequence ATGGCTGAGTTACAGCCCGACTATTCCGGCTTTTTTAGATATCCAGAGGCCCGGATCGCAGCCCTGGCGGCGGAGCTGGGCCGGCTGGATCCGTCCATGCCGCTGCTGGGTGCGGAGGCACCGGCCGAATTGGAGCGCCTCTCGCGCGACTACTCCGACTACTCACCTGTGCTGGTGGAGCGGTTGCGGGGCTGCCGGGCCCAGCTGGTGGCATCGGCCTCCAGCCTTGAGCAGGTGCGGCTGGTGGCGGGGGCCTGTGCCCGCCACGGCATTGCTCTGACGGTGCGAGGGGCCGGCACCGGCAATTACGGCCAGTGCGTGCCGCTGCAGGGGGGGCTGGTGCTCGATCTGTGCGGCCTTGACCGGCTGCGCCACGTCGATGCCGCCACGGGGGTGATCGAGGTGGAGGCCGGCAGCTTGATGGGTGGCCTCAACCAGCAGCTCGAGCCCCTGGGCCGGGCCCTGCGCCTGGTGCCCAGTACCGCCCGCAGCGCCACCATCGGCGGCTTCATCGCCGGCGGCTCCGGGGGTATTGGTTCACTGCGCTGGGGCTTTCTGCGCGATCCGGGCAACCTGCTGGGCCTGGAGGTGGTGACCGTCGAACCCGAGCCCCGGCTGCTGCGGCTCGATGCGGCTGCCAGCACCCCGCTCAACCATGCCTATGGCACCAACGGCATCCTCACCGCCCTGCGCCTGCCCACCACCGAGTTGGTGGCGTGGCAGCAGCTGGTGGTGGGTTTTGACAGCTGGGATAGGGCCCTGGCGGCAGCCCAGGCCCTGCTGGGCACCGCCTTCCAGCTCCAGGCCCTGACCCTGCTGGCAGCGCCGATCGCCCAGCAGCTGCCCTGGCCGGGGGGCTGCCCAGCGCCCCTGGCGGCGGAACAGCGCCTGTTGCTGCTGGCCGCACCGGATGCCCTCGAGGTGCTGCCGGCCTGGCTGGCGGCCTTGGGCGGCCAGATCCACTGGCAGGCGCCCCAGGGCGGCAGCCGGGGCCTGCCGCTGCGCGAACTCAGCTGGAACCACACCACCCTGCACTGGCGCGCCCGCAATCCGGATTGGACCTACCTGCAGATGCTGCTGCCCCAGCCGGAGGCCCCCTGCCTGGACCTGCTGAGGGAGCGGTGGGGCGATGACCTGCTCTGGCACCTGGAGGCCGTCAGGCAGCAGGGGGGCGCGCGTCTGGCCGCCCTGCCGCTGCTGCGCTGGCGGGGCGAGGAGGCCCTGGAGCGGTTGATGGCTGACTGCCGCCAAGCGGGCGCCGTGATCTTCAACCCCCACGTGATCAGCGTCGAGGATGGGGGCCTGGGGGTGGTGGATGCCGACCAGGTGGCGGCCAAGGCCGCCCATGACCCGGCCGGTTTGCTCAACCCCGGCAAGCTGGGCGGCTGGCTCAGCAGCCCAGGCTGA
- the trpC gene encoding indole-3-glycerol phosphate synthase TrpC — MEFRRRPPNPKVKVLHLEYAIRHKESEPRHILEKIVWEKDREVAAARERVPLEKLKQQVADLPAPRDFSAALRAACRKPAVIAEIKKASPSKGVIREDFDPEAIARAYAAGGASCLSVLTDRQFFQGGFEVLVQVRQVVDLPLLCKDFILSPYQLFQARAAGADAALLIAAILSDQDMAYLLKVARALGLTLLVEVHDATEMERVLALEGVQLIGINNRNLATFETDLATTEQLTASYGEQIRAKGCLLVSESGLTSRADLDRVQSAGADAVLVGEALMRQADVTAALETLIGV, encoded by the coding sequence ATGGAGTTCCGTCGCCGCCCCCCCAACCCCAAGGTCAAGGTGCTCCATCTGGAGTACGCCATCCGCCACAAGGAGAGCGAACCGCGCCACATCCTCGAGAAAATCGTCTGGGAGAAGGACCGTGAAGTGGCCGCGGCCAGGGAGCGGGTGCCCCTGGAGAAACTCAAGCAGCAGGTGGCCGATCTGCCCGCGCCCCGGGATTTTTCAGCGGCCCTGCGGGCGGCCTGTCGCAAGCCGGCGGTGATCGCCGAGATCAAGAAGGCCAGCCCCAGCAAGGGGGTGATCCGCGAGGATTTTGACCCCGAGGCCATCGCCCGGGCCTATGCGGCCGGTGGGGCCAGCTGCCTGTCGGTGCTCACCGATAGGCAGTTTTTCCAGGGCGGCTTTGAGGTGCTGGTGCAGGTGCGCCAGGTGGTCGACCTGCCCCTGCTCTGCAAGGATTTCATCCTCAGCCCCTACCAGCTATTTCAGGCCCGGGCCGCCGGTGCCGATGCGGCCCTGCTGATCGCGGCGATCTTGAGCGATCAGGACATGGCCTACCTGCTCAAGGTGGCCAGGGCCCTCGGCCTCACCCTCCTGGTGGAGGTGCATGACGCCACAGAGATGGAGCGGGTGCTGGCCCTTGAGGGCGTGCAGCTGATCGGCATCAACAACCGCAACCTGGCCACATTTGAAACCGATCTGGCCACCACCGAGCAGCTCACTGCCAGCTATGGCGAGCAGATCCGAGCCAAGGGCTGCCTACTGGTGAGCGAATCGGGGCTGACCAGCCGCGCCGACCTCGACCGGGTGCAGAGCGCTGGCGCCGATGCGGTACTGGTGGGCGAAGCGCTGATGCGCCAGGCGGATGTGACGGCGGCCCTGGAAACCCTGATCGGAGTTTGA
- a CDS encoding RNA methyltransferase, which produces MTSARLNSAEPITSRRNPLVKRLRLLHHARGRIQEGLLLLEGTHLLEEVLRLGLQPLELLATPPWWARQSRLAAALPEACICHLVSEEVLAAIATTRHPDGVVLTLPPPPEASSGPWPSLVLALDGLQDPGNLGTLMRTALASGVEALWLADGADPLQPKVLRASAGAALALPLRREPRAALGERLAAARAAGLQLVVAVRPGAGPPEPLPYWQLDWRLPTMLLLGNEGAGVSADLEALASQRVTIPHSGAVESLNVAVAAAPLLLERLRQQAGA; this is translated from the coding sequence GTGACCAGCGCCAGGCTGAACAGCGCAGAACCGATCACCAGCCGGCGCAATCCTTTGGTAAAGAGGCTGCGGCTGCTCCACCACGCCAGGGGTCGGATCCAGGAGGGTCTGCTGCTTTTGGAGGGAACCCACCTGCTCGAGGAGGTGCTTCGGCTGGGGCTGCAGCCGCTCGAGTTGCTGGCAACGCCGCCCTGGTGGGCCCGCCAGAGCAGGTTGGCTGCCGCCCTGCCGGAGGCCTGCATTTGCCACTTGGTCAGTGAAGAGGTGTTGGCGGCCATTGCCACAACCCGCCATCCCGATGGGGTGGTGCTGACCCTTCCGCCCCCGCCGGAGGCCAGCTCCGGCCCCTGGCCGTCTCTGGTTCTGGCCCTAGATGGCCTGCAGGATCCCGGCAATCTCGGCACCTTGATGCGCACCGCCCTGGCCAGCGGCGTTGAGGCCCTGTGGCTGGCTGATGGGGCCGATCCCCTCCAACCCAAGGTGTTGCGCGCTTCGGCGGGGGCGGCCCTGGCCCTGCCGCTGCGGCGCGAGCCCCGGGCAGCCCTGGGGGAGCGGCTGGCGGCGGCGCGGGCCGCGGGGCTGCAGCTGGTGGTGGCGGTTCGCCCCGGGGCTGGACCGCCCGAGCCGCTGCCCTACTGGCAGCTCGACTGGCGGCTGCCCACCATGCTGCTGCTCGGCAATGAGGGGGCCGGCGTGTCCGCGGACCTGGAGGCCCTGGCCAGTCAGCGGGTCACCATTCCCCACAGCGGGGCGGTGGAATCCCTGAATGTGGCGGTGGCGGCGGCCCCCCTGCTGCTCGAACGTCTGCGGCAGCAGGCCGGAGCCTGA
- a CDS encoding folylpolyglutamate synthase/dihydrofolate synthase family protein produces MPEPPASGDPFADLIEPFSRRGVDLGLGRLGAALAELGHPERRFAAVQVAGTNGKGSICTLVHRALLASGLRAGLYTSPHLVCWSERILIGAGPISVANLRHQLERATPAARRHLLTPFELVTAAAFLAFAAAELELVVLEVGLGGRLDATTCHPDRSVIGFASIGLDHTEILGPDSATIAAEKAGVLQPGVSAFSAPQDPAVAAVLTAQAGAVGAELHWVEPLDLNAWHLGLPGAVQASNGAVALGMLRALAERGWPIDAAGIRRGFAGARWPGRLQQVRWRGCPLLLDGAHNLPAAIALRAELDTEPARHGLKPGPRAWVLGILANKQGPEIVTALLAPGDRATIVPVPGHPSWSQPALATACPQLAPQLNTAPDLATALGQHGASTAPLIVAGSLYLVGELLRGALLDGPLLDGPLLDGPLLDRKGPE; encoded by the coding sequence TTGCCTGAACCGCCCGCCAGTGGCGATCCCTTTGCCGACCTGATCGAACCCTTCAGCCGCCGCGGCGTTGATCTGGGCCTGGGGAGGCTAGGGGCTGCCCTGGCCGAGCTGGGCCATCCCGAGCGCCGCTTCGCCGCCGTGCAGGTGGCGGGAACCAATGGCAAGGGTTCGATCTGCACCCTGGTGCACCGGGCCCTGCTGGCCTCTGGCCTGCGCGCCGGCCTCTACACCTCGCCCCACCTGGTGTGCTGGAGCGAGCGGATCCTGATCGGGGCCGGGCCGATCAGCGTCGCCAACCTGCGCCACCAGCTGGAGAGGGCCACGCCGGCCGCCCGCCGCCACCTGCTGACGCCGTTTGAACTGGTTACTGCGGCCGCCTTCCTGGCCTTCGCCGCAGCGGAACTGGAGCTGGTGGTGCTGGAGGTGGGTCTGGGGGGCCGGCTCGATGCCACCACCTGCCATCCCGACCGCAGCGTGATCGGCTTTGCCTCGATCGGTCTCGACCACACCGAGATTCTGGGGCCGGATTCAGCCACGATTGCCGCCGAGAAGGCTGGCGTGCTCCAGCCAGGAGTCAGCGCCTTCAGCGCCCCCCAGGACCCTGCTGTGGCGGCGGTTCTCACCGCCCAGGCCGGGGCGGTGGGGGCCGAGCTGCACTGGGTGGAGCCCTTGGATCTGAACGCCTGGCACCTGGGGTTGCCGGGAGCCGTGCAGGCGAGCAACGGCGCCGTAGCCCTGGGGATGCTTAGGGCCCTGGCGGAGCGGGGCTGGCCGATCGACGCGGCAGGTATCCGCCGCGGCTTCGCCGGCGCCCGCTGGCCCGGCAGGCTGCAGCAGGTGCGTTGGCGCGGTTGCCCCCTGCTGCTCGATGGGGCCCACAACCTGCCCGCCGCCATCGCCCTGCGGGCCGAACTCGACACCGAGCCAGCCCGCCATGGCCTGAAGCCAGGTCCCCGCGCCTGGGTGCTGGGCATCCTGGCCAACAAGCAGGGGCCAGAGATCGTCACGGCTCTGCTGGCCCCGGGCGATCGGGCCACGATTGTGCCGGTGCCGGGCCACCCCAGCTGGAGCCAGCCAGCCCTGGCGACCGCCTGCCCCCAGCTCGCCCCCCAGCTCAATACCGCCCCAGATCTGGCTACAGCCCTAGGGCAGCACGGAGCCAGCACGGCACCATTGATCGTGGCCGGCTCCCTCTATCTGGTCGGGGAGCTTCTCAGAGGTGCTCTCCTGGATGGCCCACTCCTGGATGGTCCACTCCTGGATGGTCCACTCCTGGACAGGAAAGGTCCAGAGTGA
- a CDS encoding aspartate aminotransferase family protein, whose protein sequence is MGSSPTAPISPVSTSAVMGTYARFPISLTRGRGVWVWDSKGKRYLDCVAGIAVCTLGHSDGRMKRALGRQLGKLQHVSNLYRIPEQEELAELIRARSCLDRVFFCNSGAEANEAAIKLARKHANLRGTSGGRGDDQGPLILTAQASFHGRTLAAVTATGQPKYHQGFEPMVQGFRYFPYNDTAAFEALLASCQAGRPRVAAVLLEPIQGEGGVHPGNRSFFQRVRELCDAHKILLIFDEVQIGIGRSGQLWGYQQLGVEPDAITLAKGLGGGIPIGALAVKAKVDHFCPGDHASTFGGNPFACRAGLTVLAELERRDLLNHVQRMGALLQELLAALVSRHPTLLEGVRGWGLLQGLVLREEAPNAPAIVTAAIEQGLLLVPAGPRVVRFVPPLVIQPRHLRLAVDRLERALVSLA, encoded by the coding sequence GTGGGTTCGAGTCCCACCGCTCCCATCTCGCCGGTGTCCACATCAGCAGTGATGGGAACCTATGCCCGCTTCCCGATCAGCCTCACCCGGGGGCGGGGGGTGTGGGTCTGGGACAGCAAGGGAAAGCGCTACCTCGACTGCGTAGCTGGCATCGCCGTGTGCACCCTGGGCCACAGCGACGGGCGGATGAAACGGGCCCTCGGCCGGCAACTGGGCAAGCTTCAGCACGTTTCAAACCTCTATCGGATTCCGGAGCAGGAAGAGCTGGCCGAGCTAATCCGGGCCCGCAGCTGCCTGGATAGGGTCTTTTTCTGCAACTCCGGCGCCGAGGCCAATGAGGCAGCCATCAAGCTGGCCCGCAAGCACGCCAACCTGCGGGGGACCAGCGGCGGCCGCGGCGATGACCAAGGCCCCCTGATCCTCACCGCCCAGGCCAGCTTCCACGGCCGCACCCTGGCCGCCGTCACCGCCACGGGCCAGCCGAAATACCACCAGGGCTTTGAGCCGATGGTGCAGGGTTTCCGCTACTTCCCCTACAACGACACCGCCGCCTTCGAAGCCCTTCTGGCCAGCTGCCAGGCCGGGAGGCCGCGGGTGGCGGCAGTGCTGCTGGAGCCGATCCAGGGCGAGGGCGGGGTCCATCCCGGCAACCGCAGCTTTTTCCAGCGGGTGCGCGAACTCTGCGACGCCCACAAGATCCTGCTGATCTTCGACGAGGTGCAGATCGGCATCGGCCGCAGCGGCCAGCTCTGGGGCTACCAGCAGCTGGGGGTGGAGCCCGATGCGATCACCCTGGCCAAGGGGCTGGGCGGCGGCATCCCGATCGGGGCCCTGGCGGTCAAGGCCAAGGTGGACCACTTCTGCCCCGGCGACCACGCCAGCACCTTCGGCGGCAATCCCTTCGCCTGCCGGGCCGGCCTGACGGTGTTGGCCGAACTGGAGCGCCGCGACCTGCTCAACCACGTCCAGCGGATGGGGGCGCTGCTGCAGGAGCTGCTGGCCGCCCTGGTCAGTCGTCACCCCACCCTGCTGGAGGGGGTCCGGGGCTGGGGCCTGCTGCAGGGGCTGGTGCTGCGCGAGGAGGCCCCCAACGCCCCCGCGATCGTCACAGCTGCGATCGAGCAGGGCCTGTTGCTGGTGCCCGCCGGCCCCCGGGTGGTGCGCTTCGTGCCGCCGCTGGTGATCCAGCCCCGCCACCTGCGCCTGGCCGTCGACCGCCTCGAGCGCGCCCTGGTGAGCCTTGCCTGA